Part of the Ardenticatenales bacterium genome is shown below.
CGTCGATAGCAACCACCGCCGCCGGACGCGCTATACTTCGGAAGTTAAGGGTTCGTGTCCACCCAAATTGGTCCAATCTGTTATGTAAACGAGAGCAAAGGTTATGAATAATTGGGTTCGTCGTTTGTTGATGGTAGGCGCGCTGGTGATCACCCTGTCAGTGGGGATTGGCATAGGCGTGGCGCTAGATAGGTTGGTGTTTACCGCATTTGCTGCACCGGATAATGTGAGCGCGGATGCCATGCCGGCATTTAAGCTGATGGCCGAGGCGTGGAACACCATTGACGCCAACTACGTGGACCGGGCAGCCGTCGAGAGTACGTCGCTTTCTTATGGCGCAATTGCCGGCATGGTAGACGCTCTCGGCGACACAGGACACAGCCGCTTCCTCACCCCCGAAATGCTACGCGAAGAACAGATACAGAACCGGGGCCAATTTGAAGGCATCGGTGCTTACGTAGATATGCGCGACGGACTCGTCACCATTGTCTCCCCCATTGACAACTCCCCCGCCCAGGAAGCCGGCCTACAACCAGGTGACGTGATGATGGCCGTGGATGGCGTGGACGTGACCACGGGCTTCACGCTCGACGAAGTCGTGCAGCGCGTGCTGGGGCCGGCCGGGACGCAGGTGACGCTTACCATCTTCAGACCGGACACAGGGGAGACCTGGGACGTAACCCTGACGCGGGCGCGCATCAAACTGGTCAACGTAACCTGGGCGCGGATTCCGGGCACGAACCTGGCCCACGTACGCATGTCGGCCTTCAGCCAGGGCGTCACCGACGATCTGCAAAAAGCGCTGGGCGAAATCGCCGACGCCGGGTTGGATGGCATCATCCTCGACTTGCGTAACAATCCAGGCGGCCTGCTCAGCGAAGCAGTCGGCACAACCAGCCAATTCCTCGGCCCTGACAACAACGTCCTCATACAACGCGACGCCCAGGGCAACGAAGTCAGCACACCCGCCAGCGCCAACGGCGCTGCCCTGGACGTGCCTCTCGTTGTCCTCATCAATCAGGGCAGCGCCAGCGCCAGCGAGATCGTCTCCGGCGCGCTGCAAGATGCCGGACGTGCCCAGCTCGTCGGCGAAACGACATTCGGAACAGGCACGGTCCTCAACCAGTTCGCCCTCTCCGATGGTTCCGCCATGCTGTTGGCAACGCAAGAATGGCTCACCCCCAAAGGGCGCGTCATCTGGCATGAAGGCATCGCCCCCGATGTGGCCGTTGATCTGGAGATGGACACCCGACCGCTGCTGCCCACCGCCGAGCGCGACCTGAGCGCCGGGCAGCTTCAATCGAGCGGGGACGCACAACTGCTGCGTGCCATCGACCTGTTGCAAGGTCCATAGGCGTTGCCCACCCACAGCGCGGCACACGCTTGCTGAGCTGACCGGCGACGACCAACCCAGAACCACCCACCTTTCGAGATCATCATTCACGCCTAAAACGCCATTTTGTGTTACACTTGCATCAATGGCAAGGCATGTAACGCTTCCCATCTCTGGTCGTCCCATTCCCGCCGAACCCGCGTGGCTGCATCAGGCCAGCTACTTGTTGGAAGTCGGACAAAGCGTCAAGACGGAGACCACGTACCGCAGTGGTCTTCGTCTTTTTGCGGACTGGCTGCAACATTTTGGCCGCGATGGTTACGTGACGACGCAGGCGTGGCCCCTCTCGCCCGCGCAGTTGACGCAGCCAACCGTCCTCCAATTTCGCAACTGGCTCATTGCCAACCGCTCTCGTTCCACGGCAACAACGTACATGGCCGCCGTCCTGGGGTATCTGTTCTTTCTGGATGGGTTGGATTTATTGCCGGCATCTTTCCGCCTCGGAAAATTGCAGCAACAGCTCAGCCGCCGACAGATCGAACGCAACCAGGCCGAAACCGTCATTGATCTGG
Proteins encoded:
- a CDS encoding S41 family peptidase, which encodes MNNWVRRLLMVGALVITLSVGIGIGVALDRLVFTAFAAPDNVSADAMPAFKLMAEAWNTIDANYVDRAAVESTSLSYGAIAGMVDALGDTGHSRFLTPEMLREEQIQNRGQFEGIGAYVDMRDGLVTIVSPIDNSPAQEAGLQPGDVMMAVDGVDVTTGFTLDEVVQRVLGPAGTQVTLTIFRPDTGETWDVTLTRARIKLVNVTWARIPGTNLAHVRMSAFSQGVTDDLQKALGEIADAGLDGIILDLRNNPGGLLSEAVGTTSQFLGPDNNVLIQRDAQGNEVSTPASANGAALDVPLVVLINQGSASASEIVSGALQDAGRAQLVGETTFGTGTVLNQFALSDGSAMLLATQEWLTPKGRVIWHEGIAPDVAVDLEMDTRPLLPTAERDLSAGQLQSSGDAQLLRAIDLLQGP